A window of Phyllopteryx taeniolatus isolate TA_2022b chromosome 19, UOR_Ptae_1.2, whole genome shotgun sequence contains these coding sequences:
- the LOC133469203 gene encoding dexamethasone-induced Ras-related protein 1-like, giving the protein MIKKMSPSESDFDIPAKNCYRMVILGSTKVGKTAIVSRFLSGRFDEQYTPTIEDFHRKLYSIKGDVYQLDILDTSGNHPFPAMRRLSILTGDVFILVFSLDNRDSFHEVQRLKRQIYETKSCLKNKMKENLDVPLVICGNKGDREFYREVRRDEIEQLVDGGDDDKCAYFEISAKRNENVDRMFRTLFTLAKLPHEMSPDLHRKVSVQYCDMLRRKSLKNKKVKDVPEAYGMVTPYARRPSVHSDLMYIKEKAVGGGQAKDKESLRARTWRRRRRSVTMDTEREREREKKQPTNHSTPTTDSKNVRLFCPPM; this is encoded by the exons ATGATCAAGAAAATGTCCCCCTCGGAGAGCGACTTCGACATCCCGGCCAAGAACTGCTACCGGATGGTGATTCTGGGCTCCACCAAAGTGGGCAAAACGGCCATCGTGTCCCGCTTCCTCAGCGGGAGGTTCGACGAGCAGTACACGCCGACGATAGAAGACTTCCACCGGAAACTGTACAGCATCAAGGGGGACGTTTACCAGCTTGACATCTTGGATACGTCTGGCAACCATCCGTTCCCGGCCATGCGCAGGCTCTCCATCCTGACAG GCGACGTCTTCATCCTGGTCTTCAGCCTGGACAACAGAGACTCCTTCCACGAGGTCCAGCGCCTCAAGCGTCAAATCTACGAGACCAAGTCGtgcctgaaaaacaaaatgaaggagaACCTCGACGTGCCCCTGGTCATCTGCGGCAACAAGGGCGACCGCGAGTTCTACCGCGAGGTGCGGCGCGACGAGATCGAGCAGCTGGTGGACGGCGGCGACGACGACAAGTGCGCCTACTTCGAGATCTCCGCCAAGCGCAACGAGAACGTGGACCGCATGTTCCGGACGCTCTTCACCCTGGCCAAGCTGCCGCACGAGATGAGCCCCGACCTGCACAGGAAGGTGTCGGTGCAGTACTGCGACATGCTGCGCAGAAAGTCGCTGAAGAACAAGAAGGTGAAGGACGTCCCGGAGGCCTACGGCATGGTCACGCCGTACGCGCGGAGACCCAGCGTGCACAGCGACCTCATGTACATTAAGGAGAAAGCCGTCGGTGGAGGGCAGGCCAAAGATAAAGAAAG CTTGCGCGCGCGCACGTGGAGGCGCCGACGCAGAAGTGTCACCATGGatacggagagagagagagagagagaaaaaaaacaaccaaccaaccattcCACACCCACGACAGATTCAAAGAATGTTCGCTTGTTCTGTCCACCCATGTGA